One Bacteroidota bacterium genomic window, AGGGTTTTTGTTAAAGGAGGTACTGTTGATATAGTTAATAATACGGCCGTTGTTGAGGTGTTGAGTAAAAGGCCTTTTTTCTATGAGTTTAACTTTCTCCATTATAACAGGGAAAAGTTATGGGTATGGTTTTCCGATGTTTTTGCAGTGATTTTAATTATTGTTTCCATTACCGGACTGTTTTTGGTAAAAGGAAAATATGGAATCACAAAGTATGGATTATATTGGACCGTGTTAGGTTTACTGATACCTGTGGTATTTTTGATGTTGGTTATTTAATTAACAGGAATCTTGCAACCTGAGTTTTCAGTGAAAAACAGACTATTAAATTAAACTCCGAGTATTTCTTTTTTTAGAGCCTCAACATTTTTCTTTGAGTTACCAACAAAAATTTTATCATCAATAATTGCAACCGGCCGATTGAGAAAAGTATAATCACTCAGGATATACGATCTGTAATCATCCTCGCTTAATTTCTTGTCCT contains:
- a CDS encoding PepSY-associated TM helix domain-containing protein codes for the protein MNLEKYKKRKWRVWFRVIHRDLGFLIFSLIVMYSISGISLNHIEDWNPSYIISKDRIVLSEQHSKLSMEELVDEIAPHLDYKKHFIRDDGSVRVFVKGGTVDIVNNTAVVEVLSKRPFFYEFNFLHYNREKLWVWFSDVFAVILIIVSITGLFLVKGKYGITKYGLYWTVLGLLIPVVFLMLVI